The genome window GCGACGAGACACGGTCCTTGCGACAGATGCAGCTCGTCATCCAGCGCAGCAGCGAAGCCGGCGACAGCATTTCCCCCTTCGAGGGCGGGCTGATCGGCTGCGACGGCCTCAGCCAGAGCGGCAGCGCCAGCGTCGACAGCTTCCATTCCGGGCGCGGCGCCTACGGAGCCAATCTCGACAACGGCAGCGTCAATGCGCGCACCGGCGAGGTCCGCATGCGCACGATCAATGCAGGCGCCGACGGCAGCTTCTCCGGCAACGCGCCGGTCTACGGCGATGTCGCCGTAACCGGCGATCTCAGCATGAGCGGCGCGACGCCGATCCACGGCAACCTCTTCGTCGACGGCTCGGTCAACAACATGAACGGCACCGTCGGCGGCACGGTGCAGGTCGGAGGCAATATCAGCCTCGGCAGCGCCAGCAACGTGCAGGGCCCCGTGCGCGCCGGCGGCAATGTCACCGTAGGCAGTACCAGCACGCCTCCGCCCGCCATTTCCGCCATGGGCAGTGTCAGCTGGCCGAGCTGGTGGATATGGAGGCCCCTCCTCGATGCGCTGACCGGGAATTACAGGGAGCAGCAGGAGGATCTGGAGCTGGATCCGGTGCTCGACCCCTCGCTGGAATGCGACCCGCTGGCGGTGGTCGACCCCGACACGCTCGGGCCGGGTCAGATGTTCTGGGACGCCTGGAACGATCCGGCCATGCAGCCGCTCACCGACTACTTCATCGAGAGCGGCTGCGCTCACTGCATCGACAGCGGCAATCGGAGCACGCAGCTGACCGGCGGCAGAGGCAACCAGGACGCCCGCGACACCGTTATCGGTAACGACGGCAGCCGCACCGTCGTGCGCGTCGACAACGGCCTGGGAACCCAGGGTCGACTGTCCTCCTTGACCATCCGGGGCGATGTCACCCTGGTCGTCGACGGCGACTTCGACATCGGCAACAACACGCAGATGCGCATCGCCCCCGATGCCAATCTCACGGTCATGGTCAGCGGCCAGACCGATCTGGGCGGCGGCAGCAATGTCCTGACGGGCGCCCAGAATCAGGGCGCGCCCTTCGTGCGCAACGACAAGCCAGCCTTTTCGCTGTACTCAGCACATCGCGGCAGCCAGTACCAGCCCGGGGTGCGTGTCTCCGGCGCAAACAGCTCGCACGTTGCGGTGTACGCGCCCAACACCGGTGTGCGCATCCGTGGCTCAGGAAACATCTTTGGCGCCGTGCGCGCCGGCTTTCTCGACTTGAGCGGCAGCGGCGACATCCACTACGACACCATGCTCGGCGAGCTGAGCCCGCCCGGAGGCGGCGCTGCGGCGTCCCAGATCAGCGTCCAGCGTGGCGGTTGGTGGGAAGGCGCCGTCGATGAATAGCGGCAGGCCCACCGTACACGGCTTCACCCTCATCGAGCTGATGCTCGTCGTGGGTATCGTTGCCATCCTGGCGGCCATCGCGATTCCGAGCTACCAGATCTATGTGGAGCGTTCGCAGGTACGGGAGGGTCAGGCGGCGCTGTCGAACGCGCGCAACGCCTTGGAGCGCTGCTATACCGCCAGCGAGAACTACAGCTACGAGGATTGCGAAGACCGCATCGCAGCACAGAGCGAGAACGGCATCTACGGCCTGAGCGCGGCCATCGACGAGGATCTGGCCGGATTCCGGATTACGGCCACGGCGAGGCGCGCGCCGGCTTCGCGCGGCGGCTGCGCCGAGATGGAAGTCACGCACGACGGTGAGCGCAGCCCGGCGGGCTGCTGGTGATGCTTCGTCGCCGCAGGCACCGCGCCGGCCAGCAGACCGGCTTCACGCTCATCGAGCTGCTGGTCACGCTGTCGGTGCTGGCCATCCTCGCCACCGTCGCCGCACCGGCGATGGTTTCGCTGGTGGACCGCAACACTCTTGCCGCACGCACGAACGCAGTTAACGCGACCCTGCGCACGGCGCGCAACGAGGCGATCCGCGGCGCGCGACGCATCGAACTCGTATACAACAGCGGCGCCAAGACACTGCGCATCATGGACGAGGCGGAGAACGAGCAGCTGCACGAGAGTGACGCGCTGAGTGGCGTGGACGTATCGCTGTCGGCAGACATCGTTTTTTCCCAGGAAGGCCACCTCGTCGGACCGAACGACGTCGTGCACCTGCAGATCACGCGACACGAGTCGCGCTGGATCTGCGTCTTCCGCACCGGCATCATCGCCAGGGTCGACGCGGATTTGGCCAACAACTACTGCCGCGAGCCTTCATGAACCAGCTTCAAGCACGATCGATCAACAACGCGCGCGGCTTCACGCTGATCGAGGTATTGATCTCGCTGCTCGTTCTTGCCATCGGCATGCTCGGCATCGCCGGCCTGCAGACCATGTCCTTGCGCGCCGCGCAGGAGGCGCAGTTCGGAAGCATCGCCAGCGTGACGGCGCAATCGCTGGGCGAGCTGATCGCCCTTCGCGGCAGCTACGTCGCGGCCGATCGCAATGAACTCCTCGACGAGCTGGGCGGCGTACTTCCCGGAGCGGCCATCGACGTCGACTCCGTCGACAGCGGCACGGCCAGCATCGATCGTTTCGCCATCGACGTCGCCTGGGACGGCCGCGACGACGAGCGCGTCAGCTTGCGCTACCTCGTGTCGGCGCCGCAATGATGCGTGCGCGTGGAATGCCCAGCCGCCGGGCCGCTGCCGGCGTAACCCTGGTCGAGCTGATGATCGGCCTGGCGATCGGGCTGCTGCTGCTGCTCGGCGTCTTCTCGCTGTATCTGGCGCATCAGCAGACAACGCGCACGCAGGACGCACTGAACGACCAGACCGAAACACTGGGGTCGCTCACTGCCACCGTCACCCGGGAGATCCGCCGCGCCGGCTTCAACCTGCTCGACGAGCCGATCTCGGCGTGGCTCAGCGTCGACGGCGACGCGCGCGGTGTCCGCCTGCGCTATCGACCGCCCGATGCCGCCGACGAGGTCGCACTGCATCTGCGCTGGGATGCCGATACCGGCACCGTCACCTCCTCCCGCAACGGTGATCCGGAGGTTCCGCTGCACCCGGTCGGCGGTATCACCGATGTAGAGATCACGTGCTTCGCAGCGCGCGACGCTCCCGCAACGGACTGCGCTGGCGTCACCGACCCGCTGGCGCTGGCCTGGACGGTCACTCTGGCCGGTGCCGCCAATGCCGACGTGCGTGCGCGCGAGCTGCGCTTCGTGACAACCGCCCGCAACGGGCTCATAGCGAACGATTGACGGGTGCTGGCGCGGGCCACCTCCGCAAAATCGACGCTTGTGACAGCGGGGTTACAAGGTGTCTACTAAAGGCACTAGAAATCAAGAAGGAGACCCCGTCATGTCCTATTCGAAAAGCCTGCTGGTCGCGATGGCCGCGACTATCCTGGCCGCCTGCGGCAGCGGCGGTAGCAGCGGTGAAGGCGCCCCCGGCAATGGCAACAATGGCGGCGGAGGTGAGGCGCGGGACGGCGTCATCGAGCGTGTCGCCATCGAGTCACCGGTAGACGGCGAGATCGTCTTCCAGCTCTTCGAGCCGGAGCAAATCGTCCCCGGCGAGCGCTATCCGCTGGTGCTGGAGGGGCACGGCTACGGCGGCAGCCGGCAGACCGAGCCGAATGGGTTCATTGGCGAGCTGATCGCGCGCGGCTACTACGTCATCAGCATCGACCAGCGCGGCTTCGGCGAATCCACCGGACCGGTGCGCGTCATGGACCCCGACGCCGAAGGCCGCGACCTGATAGCGATCCTTGACTGGGCGGAAGAGAATCTTGAACAGGTCGCGCGTGACGGCGGCGGCACGATGATGGTGGGCTCCTATGGCTCCAGCTACGGTGGGGGCTACCAATTCCTTCTGCAGGCCGTCGATCCGCAGCACCGACTGCGGGCGATGGTGCCGGACATCACCTGGCACGACCTCAGCTACTCCTTGAACCCCGGCGACACGGTCAAGTCGGGATGGGCGCTACTGCTATCCATCGGCGGCGAGACCGGCTCGCAGCTGGGTCAGGACAACATCATCCGCGAGGCGCTGATCGAGGGCGCGGTCACGAACAACTTCCCGGACGGCGCGCAGGACTGGTTCCGTTATCACAGCCCGCGCTACTTCTGCGATGGCGAGCAGCTCGGTCCCTTCGAGTTCCTGCAGGGCAACGAGACGCCGCAAACGCCACCGACCGCACCGCCAGCGGCGGACGTCATGATCTGGCAGGGCTTCCCCGACACCCTCTTCAATGTCACCGAGGCCTTCGACAACTATCAATGCTTCCGGCAACGCGGCGGCGACGTCCGTCTGCTCACGCACCAGAGCGGTCACATCCTGCCGCTCGGGCCCGCCGCGCTCGGCGAGGATGTCGACGCAGCCCTAGACCAGCTCTCCGGCCTGGTCACCGTTCCCGAGTTCCAGGGCCCGGCCGGCGCCAACGCTTGCGGCGGCATCGACCGTGCCACGGCGACGCTGGCCTGGTTCGAGGCCAAGCTGAAGGGCAAAAGCGGGGTGCTCGACGCCGTCCTGCCCACCGGCGACGACATCTGCCTGTCGCTGGCCGACGAC of Algiphilus aromaticivorans DG1253 contains these proteins:
- a CDS encoding pilus assembly FimT family protein: MLRRRRHRAGQQTGFTLIELLVTLSVLAILATVAAPAMVSLVDRNTLAARTNAVNATLRTARNEAIRGARRIELVYNSGAKTLRIMDEAENEQLHESDALSGVDVSLSADIVFSQEGHLVGPNDVVHLQITRHESRWICVFRTGIIARVDADLANNYCREPS
- a CDS encoding PilW family protein; its protein translation is MPSRRAAAGVTLVELMIGLAIGLLLLLGVFSLYLAHQQTTRTQDALNDQTETLGSLTATVTREIRRAGFNLLDEPISAWLSVDGDARGVRLRYRPPDAADEVALHLRWDADTGTVTSSRNGDPEVPLHPVGGITDVEITCFAARDAPATDCAGVTDPLALAWTVTLAGAANADVRARELRFVTTARNGLIAND
- a CDS encoding alpha/beta hydrolase, giving the protein MSYSKSLLVAMAATILAACGSGGSSGEGAPGNGNNGGGGEARDGVIERVAIESPVDGEIVFQLFEPEQIVPGERYPLVLEGHGYGGSRQTEPNGFIGELIARGYYVISIDQRGFGESTGPVRVMDPDAEGRDLIAILDWAEENLEQVARDGGGTMMVGSYGSSYGGGYQFLLQAVDPQHRLRAMVPDITWHDLSYSLNPGDTVKSGWALLLSIGGETGSQLGQDNIIREALIEGAVTNNFPDGAQDWFRYHSPRYFCDGEQLGPFEFLQGNETPQTPPTAPPAADVMIWQGFPDTLFNVTEAFDNYQCFRQRGGDVRLLTHQSGHILPLGPAALGEDVDAALDQLSGLVTVPEFQGPAGANACGGIDRATATLAWFEAKLKGKSGVLDAVLPTGDDICLSLADDDAVAVSEVPVGGEDFPVIAETPRLSGLLGTVGSLLGSELPGGIAGIPLTTIGDDGAVLAGQPTFHLDVSPVLPGLALEDCLLEFLPLACDPILYLGLGVQRDGSWQLIDDQLQPLRGFGPHGTPQDPARLVAVAERLQAGDVLGLMVFGFHPQYPISFSRDVLVPAVNLEGRVQVPLLSDGQITAEGF
- a CDS encoding type IV pilin protein, with translation MNSGRPTVHGFTLIELMLVVGIVAILAAIAIPSYQIYVERSQVREGQAALSNARNALERCYTASENYSYEDCEDRIAAQSENGIYGLSAAIDEDLAGFRITATARRAPASRGGCAEMEVTHDGERSPAGCW
- the pilV gene encoding type IV pilus modification protein PilV — encoded protein: MNQLQARSINNARGFTLIEVLISLLVLAIGMLGIAGLQTMSLRAAQEAQFGSIASVTAQSLGELIALRGSYVAADRNELLDELGGVLPGAAIDVDSVDSGTASIDRFAIDVAWDGRDDERVSLRYLVSAPQ
- a CDS encoding pilus assembly PilX family protein; translated protein: MSLNRQRQRGAVLGTSLILLTVMTTVGITAATLSGDREQSAASYRQQVDAMMAAEHGELVVRNIVSDWIEANNDWPDEAQARNLVNAGNWRGMGGDDGQVRQAQSFRVAEVNAAVIDGTESLVFDIEGAIRPGDETRSLRQMQLVIQRSSEAGDSISPFEGGLIGCDGLSQSGSASVDSFHSGRGAYGANLDNGSVNARTGEVRMRTINAGADGSFSGNAPVYGDVAVTGDLSMSGATPIHGNLFVDGSVNNMNGTVGGTVQVGGNISLGSASNVQGPVRAGGNVTVGSTSTPPPAISAMGSVSWPSWWIWRPLLDALTGNYREQQEDLELDPVLDPSLECDPLAVVDPDTLGPGQMFWDAWNDPAMQPLTDYFIESGCAHCIDSGNRSTQLTGGRGNQDARDTVIGNDGSRTVVRVDNGLGTQGRLSSLTIRGDVTLVVDGDFDIGNNTQMRIAPDANLTVMVSGQTDLGGGSNVLTGAQNQGAPFVRNDKPAFSLYSAHRGSQYQPGVRVSGANSSHVAVYAPNTGVRIRGSGNIFGAVRAGFLDLSGSGDIHYDTMLGELSPPGGGAAASQISVQRGGWWEGAVDE